In Salvelinus alpinus chromosome 30, SLU_Salpinus.1, whole genome shotgun sequence, a single genomic region encodes these proteins:
- the nmur1b gene encoding neuromedin-U receptor 1 produces MAQYNCSSLGLPATTPDQLGWNVSWALGNVSADDMEDTCLNRSQYLEKFLGFQRSPVFLPVCITFLIIFAVGVLGNVLTCAVIVHYKVMRTPTNYYLFSLAVSDLLVLLLGMPLELYEMWSNYPFLFGAGGCYFKTFLFETVCFASILNVTALSVERYIAVLHPLKVKHVATHAHAKRVILMLWVISMVCAMPNTSLHGVAVLRPRFGRQFPESAICMMVKPMWMYNLIIQVTTLVFFLMPMLTITVLYLRIGLQLRMERGMQGVGSGQGFGPDRQCRHQQRARHRQVTKMLCVLVIVFGICWAPFHIDRLMWSFINSWTGHHHLVFEYVHIVSGVFFYLSSAVNPILYNLMSTRFREMFQQITCRSGLCGGDVRLLNARSTQITLRSIVYEKPQHNGTPERIIPDREEQNVYVNPNGQHVYGNTSPD; encoded by the exons ATGGCTCAGTATAACTGTTCCTCTCTGGGTCTGCCTGCCACCACTCCTGACCAGCTTGGTTGGAACGTGTCCTGGGCCCTGGGCAACGTCAGTGCTGATGACATGGAGGACACGTGCCTGAATCGGAGTCAGTACCTGGAGAAGTTTCTAGGCTTCCAGCGGTCGCCTGTTTTCCTGCCGGTTTGCATTACCTTCCTCATCATCTTCGCTGTGGGAGTGTTAGGGAACGTGCTCACCTGCGCCGTCATCGTGCACTACAAGGTGATGCGGACGCCAACTAATTACTACCTGTTCAGTCTGGCCGTGTCCGACTTATTAGTCCTACTGCTGGGTATGCCGTTGGAACTCTACGAGATGTGGAGCAACTACCCGTTCCTGTTCGGCGCCGGCGGCTGTTACTTCAAGACCTTCCTGTTTGAAACGGTCTGCTTTGCCTCCATTCTCAATGTAACGGCACTGAGCGTGGAGCGCTACATCGCTGTGTTACACCCGCTGAAAGTCAAGCACGTGGCCACGCACGCCCATGCCAAGCGTGTCATCCTGATGCTGTGGGTCATATCCATGGTGTGCGCCATGCCAAACACCAGCCTCCACGGTGTGGCCGTGTTGAGGCCCCGATTTGGCCGCCAATTCCCAGAGTCGGCCATCTGCATGATGGTCAAGCCCATGTGGATGTACAACCTGATTATTCAAGTGACCACGCTGGTCTTCTTCCTGATGCCTATGCTCACCATCACTGTGCTGTACCTGCGCATCGGCCTGCAGCTCAGGATGGAGAGGGGCATGCAGGGGGTCGGGTCCGGGCAGGGTTTTGGTCCTGATCGCCAATGCAGGCACCAGCAGAGGGCGCGCCACCGACAAGTCACCAAGATGCTTT GCGTACTGGTGATTGTTTTTGGCATCTGCTGGGCTCCCTTCCACATTGACCGTCTCATGTGGAGCTTCATTAACTCCTGGACTGGCCACCACCACCTGGTCTTCGAGTACGTACACATCGTCTCCGGGGTCTTCTTCTACCTCAGCTCGGCGGTCAACCCCATCCTCTACAACCTCATGTCCACCCGCTTCCGGGAGATGTTCCAGCAGATCACGTGTCGCTCCGGCCTCTGTGGCGGCGACGTGCGCCTGCTGAACGCCCGTAGTACCCAAATTACCCTACGTAGTATCGTCTATGAGAAGCCGCAACATAATGGGACCCCAGAGAGAATCATCccagacagagaggagcagaatGTGTACGTAAACCCCAACGGCCAGCATGTATATGGCAATACAAGCCCTGATTAG